A genomic segment from Kyrpidia tusciae DSM 2912 encodes:
- a CDS encoding ABC transporter permease: MSLLALSFTLGFVVLALILSLWQRLGMEKDMIVSTVRATIQLLIVGYILKVVFSIQGPALILAMILLMLVVATFNAAKRGRGMPGIHLRILFALTLTEAVTQAFLLLMRIVPPTPQYVIPISGMIIGNAMVVAGLFLNRLRAEAENRKEEINLILSLGGTPRQAIQPVLKTAVRAGMIPTIDSTKTTGLVQLPGMMTGQIIAGADPIQAVRYQLLILFAILASAALTSMVLGFLTYPRLFNTYQQLVLPPQNSAKLGS, from the coding sequence ATGAGTCTGCTCGCCTTATCGTTTACCCTTGGATTTGTCGTCCTGGCGCTGATTCTCTCCCTCTGGCAGCGCCTGGGAATGGAGAAAGACATGATCGTCTCCACAGTCCGGGCTACCATCCAGCTTCTCATCGTCGGATACATATTAAAGGTCGTCTTCAGCATCCAAGGTCCCGCCCTCATCCTCGCCATGATCCTCCTCATGCTGGTGGTGGCCACCTTTAACGCCGCCAAGCGCGGCCGGGGCATGCCGGGGATCCACCTGCGGATCCTGTTCGCCCTCACCTTAACCGAGGCGGTCACCCAAGCGTTCCTTCTCCTCATGCGAATCGTGCCACCCACCCCGCAATATGTGATTCCGATCAGCGGGATGATCATCGGCAACGCCATGGTGGTGGCCGGCCTGTTTCTCAATCGGCTTCGGGCAGAGGCGGAAAACCGCAAGGAAGAGATCAACCTGATCCTCTCCCTCGGTGGCACCCCGCGCCAGGCGATCCAACCGGTGCTCAAGACGGCGGTGCGCGCCGGGATGATTCCCACGATCGACAGCACCAAAACCACCGGGCTGGTCCAGTTGCCGGGAATGATGACCGGACAAATTATCGCCGGGGCCGACCCGATCCAAGCCGTTCGGTACCAGCTTTTAATCCTGTTCGCCATCCTCGCCTCCGCCGCCCTCACCAGCATGGTCCTGGGGTTCCTGACGTACCCGCGCCTGTTCAACACGTATCAGCAGCTGGTGCTGCCGCCCCAGAACTCGGCCAAGCTCGGTTCTTAA
- a CDS encoding DMT family transporter, with product MKLAYDGTVRELGRTGRVPVDEGSYTGTPRAGRVKGFVMVLAAAVFWGLSGTAAQVLFQGEGFRPEWLVTVRMGLSGMILVLGTAVFAGPRAALGPLVHPVDALRLTLFGIFGMLGVQYSYFASVAEGNAATATLLQYLAPAMIVLYAAARSRRMPGLRQIAAVGLALAGTFLLVTGGQIQALTVPWTSVVWGLASAVTLAFYTVYPGRLLRRYGAPATVGWAMVVGAAVPALGGALQPGPAVPGETWWIAWGLTAFVVFFGTLVSFLFYLTSLRFLTPAETSLLASAEPVSAVVSAALFLHVNLGMTGAAGAACILAAVVLLARPK from the coding sequence TTGAAATTGGCATACGATGGAACGGTCAGGGAGTTGGGTCGGACGGGACGCGTTCCGGTGGATGAGGGTTCTTATACCGGAACGCCCCGAGCCGGCCGGGTGAAGGGTTTTGTTATGGTGTTGGCCGCGGCCGTGTTTTGGGGGTTGTCGGGGACGGCCGCCCAGGTGTTGTTTCAAGGGGAGGGGTTTCGCCCGGAGTGGCTCGTGACCGTGCGAATGGGGCTGTCCGGGATGATCTTGGTGCTGGGGACGGCGGTGTTTGCGGGGCCCCGGGCGGCCTTGGGGCCTCTCGTGCATCCCGTGGACGCGCTGAGGTTAACGCTGTTTGGGATCTTCGGGATGCTGGGGGTGCAGTATTCGTATTTTGCTTCGGTGGCCGAGGGCAATGCCGCTACGGCCACGCTGCTCCAGTATCTGGCCCCGGCGATGATCGTCCTTTACGCGGCGGCGAGGTCGCGGCGAATGCCCGGCCTTCGGCAAATCGCCGCGGTCGGTCTGGCATTGGCGGGGACGTTTTTGCTGGTGACCGGTGGGCAGATCCAGGCGCTAACTGTGCCCTGGACGAGTGTGGTGTGGGGGCTGGCCTCCGCCGTGACGTTGGCTTTTTATACGGTGTACCCCGGACGGTTGTTGCGCCGCTACGGGGCGCCGGCCACGGTGGGGTGGGCGATGGTGGTGGGGGCGGCGGTGCCGGCCCTGGGCGGGGCGCTTCAGCCCGGGCCGGCGGTGCCCGGGGAGACGTGGTGGATCGCCTGGGGCCTCACCGCCTTTGTTGTGTTCTTTGGCACATTGGTGTCGTTTCTGTTTTATCTCACCAGTCTGCGTTTTCTAACCCCGGCTGAGACCAGCCTTTTGGCCAGTGCCGAGCCAGTTTCGGCGGTGGTGTCGGCGGCGCTGTTTCTCCACGTGAACCTGGGCATGACCGGGGCGGCGGGGGCCGCGTGCATCCTCGCTGCGGTGGTGCTGCTGGCCCGACCCAAATGA
- a CDS encoding amino acid permease: protein MQEGAMEQGSTPGLSRGLLSRHIVMMSLGGVIGAGMFLGSGSTIHLAGPAVVVDYLVGGILLLFVLFALAEMSIHKPVAGSFLVYVRQYVGPMFGYLAGWLYWFCWVLVLAAECTAGATFLHFWLQGVPLWVLSLIISLALTIVNLFQVRAYGEFEFWFAGIKIVTIILFSLLGFLLLVGAVPGHPAIGFGNLTAHGGFFPTGFSGLAGALLVVMFSYGGSEMIGLTAAETRDPGRTIPRAMVGVVWRTVLFYVLPLLVIVALVPWTTVGTGESPFVMVFRQVGVPFVDHVMNFVVLTAVLSSMNSGMYAVSRMLYSLGQQGYAPGWLMKLSGRRVPIRALLASTIFLWIGVGIAYKWPDQVFNYLMSIPGFSFLFVWMLILVAHVGFRRRVPQEELGKLPFHAWGYPVSTGLGILMLAVIIGLIVMSAEQRLGIWTSLGAMAVMLVGYGFVRRESRREVRP, encoded by the coding sequence TTGCAAGAGGGGGCGATGGAACAGGGAAGTACTCCGGGCCTGTCCCGGGGACTTTTGAGCCGGCATATCGTGATGATGTCCCTCGGCGGCGTGATTGGCGCCGGGATGTTTCTCGGCAGCGGTTCGACGATCCATTTGGCCGGGCCGGCGGTGGTGGTGGACTATCTCGTGGGCGGCATTCTGCTCTTGTTCGTCCTTTTTGCCTTGGCGGAGATGTCCATTCATAAACCGGTGGCCGGTTCCTTTTTGGTCTATGTCAGGCAGTATGTCGGGCCCATGTTCGGTTATCTGGCCGGTTGGTTGTATTGGTTTTGTTGGGTTTTGGTGTTGGCGGCGGAATGTACCGCCGGAGCGACCTTTTTACACTTTTGGCTTCAGGGGGTCCCCCTGTGGGTCCTCAGCCTCATCATCTCCCTGGCGTTGACGATTGTGAATTTGTTTCAGGTGCGCGCCTACGGGGAATTTGAGTTTTGGTTTGCGGGGATCAAAATTGTCACCATCATTCTTTTTTCCCTGCTCGGGTTTTTGCTTCTCGTCGGTGCGGTTCCAGGGCATCCGGCCATCGGGTTCGGAAACCTTACCGCCCATGGAGGATTTTTCCCCACCGGCTTCAGCGGTTTGGCCGGCGCGCTCCTGGTGGTGATGTTTTCTTATGGTGGCAGTGAGATGATCGGGCTAACGGCGGCGGAGACTCGAGACCCCGGCCGGACCATTCCCCGGGCGATGGTCGGAGTGGTGTGGCGGACGGTGCTATTTTACGTGTTGCCGCTTCTGGTGATCGTAGCCCTGGTGCCTTGGACCACGGTGGGGACCGGGGAAAGTCCCTTTGTGATGGTCTTTCGGCAGGTGGGAGTGCCCTTCGTCGACCACGTGATGAATTTTGTCGTGTTGACGGCGGTGCTCTCCAGCATGAACTCCGGTATGTACGCCGTGTCCCGGATGTTGTATTCTCTCGGACAGCAAGGGTATGCCCCCGGCTGGTTGATGAAGCTCAGCGGTCGCCGGGTGCCCATTCGGGCTTTGCTCGCCAGTACCATTTTTCTGTGGATCGGGGTGGGGATTGCGTACAAATGGCCCGATCAGGTGTTTAACTACTTGATGTCTATTCCTGGGTTTTCTTTCCTGTTCGTCTGGATGTTGATTCTCGTGGCCCACGTGGGATTTCGCCGTCGGGTGCCCCAGGAGGAATTGGGAAAATTGCCGTTTCACGCCTGGGGGTATCCGGTGAGTACCGGCCTCGGGATTCTGATGTTGGCGGTCATTATCGGCTTGATCGTGATGAGCGCCGAACAGCGCTTGGGGATTTGGACAAGTCTCGGGGCGATGGCCGTGATGCTCGTTGGATATGGGTTTGTCCGGCGCGAGTCTCGTAGAGAAGTGAGGCCTTGA
- a CDS encoding pyridoxal phosphate-dependent aminotransferase has protein sequence MGILHPADRISRLPKQFFARLTAAAARHMEQGFDVINLGQGNPDLPTPSHIVEALQQAAEDPATHRYPPFRGLPELKRAAAKWYADRYGVDLDPEREVAILPGGKTGLVEISPALLNPGDVCLVPDPGYPDYLSGIAWAGAEMVPMPLRAERRFLPDFAEIPSDVADRAKLMFLNYPNNPTGAAADLAFFEATVRFAQRHEIVVLQDFAYGAIGFDGKVPPSFLQVPGAKDVGIELYSFSKTFNMAGWRLAFAVGRADVIQLLELVHDHFYCSVFGAVQRAGIAALTGPLEPVETMRRTYENRRNAFCGELRRLGYPVQPPEGSFFCWLPAPPGETSEGFAERVLETFHVVVAPGVGFGPHGEGYVRVGLLAPEERLVEAARRLAMAYHNERPNI, from the coding sequence GTGGGGATCCTTCACCCGGCAGACCGCATCTCGCGGTTACCCAAACAATTTTTCGCACGCCTCACCGCCGCAGCGGCACGTCACATGGAACAAGGGTTTGATGTCATTAATCTGGGCCAGGGCAACCCCGACCTGCCAACGCCGAGCCATATCGTCGAGGCGTTGCAGCAGGCGGCAGAAGATCCCGCCACACATCGCTATCCGCCGTTTCGCGGGCTCCCGGAATTGAAACGGGCGGCTGCCAAGTGGTATGCAGACCGCTACGGCGTCGATCTGGATCCCGAGCGCGAGGTGGCCATCCTTCCGGGGGGCAAAACCGGGTTGGTGGAGATCAGCCCGGCTTTGCTCAACCCAGGAGATGTCTGCCTGGTCCCGGATCCGGGTTATCCGGATTACTTATCGGGGATCGCCTGGGCCGGCGCAGAGATGGTACCGATGCCCCTTCGGGCGGAACGCCGATTCCTTCCTGATTTTGCCGAAATACCTTCCGACGTGGCCGACCGGGCCAAGTTGATGTTTTTGAACTACCCCAACAACCCCACCGGAGCGGCGGCAGACCTCGCCTTTTTCGAGGCAACAGTCCGGTTTGCCCAGCGGCACGAGATCGTGGTCCTTCAGGATTTCGCTTATGGGGCCATCGGTTTTGACGGCAAGGTGCCGCCGAGCTTTCTACAGGTTCCCGGAGCCAAAGACGTGGGGATCGAGCTCTACTCGTTCTCCAAGACCTTCAACATGGCGGGGTGGCGCCTGGCTTTCGCGGTGGGCCGGGCCGATGTCATCCAGCTCTTGGAACTGGTTCACGACCATTTTTACTGCAGCGTGTTCGGCGCCGTCCAAAGGGCGGGCATTGCGGCCTTGACGGGGCCGTTAGAGCCCGTTGAAACGATGCGCCGTACCTATGAGAATCGGCGCAATGCGTTCTGTGGAGAGTTGCGGCGCCTCGGTTATCCGGTTCAGCCCCCGGAGGGATCGTTTTTCTGCTGGCTCCCGGCCCCCCCGGGCGAGACCAGCGAAGGATTCGCCGAGCGGGTACTGGAAACCTTTCACGTCGTGGTGGCTCCTGGGGTGGGGTTCGGGCCGCACGGCGAGGGATACGTCAGGGTAGGGCTTTTGGCGCCTGAAGAGAGGCTTGTTGAGGCCGCCCGGCGATTGGCCATGGCGTATCACAACGAAAGGCCAAACATATGA
- a CDS encoding amidase, translating to MTDYMTVLEMLSALERGTMTREALATRVRERLNVLEPKVQAFLYVDPEAADRIADPPGSGPLSGIPVGVKDMIDVAGMPTTGGSRAYHRMPAEDAPCVAKLRKAGAVIVGKTNTQELAYGVITPPTRNPRNLDYIPGGSSGGSAAAVAAGMVAAALGTDTGGSVRIPASCCGIVGFKPTRDRISTQGVMPLSTTYDHVGLLTHTASDARYLFHLLTEHPGDSPIRAADGRTERPRPGGRASHDRVLAVPWDYIRERTDPEIVQIFEDVLGVFRRLGYGFEAVEMEPFDEWKALQLTVRLPEAYLTHREVLEGPRRGLLQRDLAERLDPGRDISALDYLAAQAIRREKIADWTRKMESYAGLVMPTLPCPVPKVGQEQVRIPGSEVPVWDALVSMTAPWNVVGFPAVSVPCGVDSRGLPVGLQVVGSPMDDDGLLDLAAQFQAAAGIRL from the coding sequence ATGACAGATTATATGACTGTTCTCGAAATGTTATCTGCTTTGGAAAGAGGTACGATGACCCGCGAGGCATTGGCCACCCGGGTTCGGGAACGACTGAACGTCCTGGAGCCGAAGGTTCAGGCGTTTTTATATGTGGATCCCGAGGCGGCGGATCGCATTGCGGATCCCCCCGGGTCTGGCCCGCTGTCCGGGATACCTGTGGGCGTGAAAGACATGATCGACGTCGCCGGCATGCCGACGACCGGGGGTTCCCGCGCCTATCACCGGATGCCGGCCGAGGACGCCCCATGCGTGGCCAAACTTCGGAAAGCCGGGGCGGTGATCGTCGGGAAGACCAACACCCAGGAGTTGGCCTACGGAGTTATTACCCCTCCCACCCGCAATCCCCGCAACCTCGACTACATTCCCGGGGGCTCAAGCGGAGGCTCGGCTGCAGCGGTGGCCGCGGGGATGGTTGCGGCAGCTCTGGGGACGGATACCGGCGGTTCCGTTCGCATTCCGGCATCGTGTTGCGGGATCGTCGGCTTTAAGCCGACAAGAGACCGAATTTCCACCCAAGGGGTGATGCCCCTCAGCACCACCTACGACCACGTGGGGCTCCTCACCCACACCGCCTCCGATGCTCGCTACTTATTTCATTTACTGACTGAGCATCCTGGGGATTCCCCGATTCGCGCTGCGGATGGGCGCACTGAACGTCCCAGACCCGGAGGGCGGGCTTCTCACGACCGCGTCCTCGCCGTGCCCTGGGACTACATCCGCGAGAGGACAGATCCGGAAATCGTTCAAATATTCGAAGATGTCCTCGGCGTTTTCCGGCGTTTGGGGTATGGATTTGAAGCCGTGGAGATGGAGCCCTTTGACGAGTGGAAAGCGCTTCAACTTACCGTTCGCCTTCCCGAGGCGTATCTCACCCACCGGGAGGTGCTCGAGGGGCCCCGGCGGGGACTGCTCCAGAGGGATCTCGCTGAACGGTTAGATCCCGGGCGGGACATTTCCGCCCTGGACTATTTGGCGGCCCAAGCGATTCGGAGGGAGAAGATCGCCGATTGGACCCGGAAAATGGAAAGCTACGCCGGGCTCGTGATGCCGACTTTGCCCTGCCCCGTTCCCAAGGTGGGTCAAGAGCAGGTGCGGATCCCGGGCAGTGAAGTACCTGTTTGGGATGCGCTGGTGTCCATGACTGCGCCGTGGAATGTGGTGGGATTTCCCGCCGTGTCGGTGCCCTGCGGGGTGGATAGCCGAGGATTGCCCGTCGGTCTCCAGGTGGTCGGTTCGCCCATGGACGACGACGGATTGCTGGATCTGGCGGCGCAATTCCAAGCCGCCGCCGGGATTCGGCTATGA
- a CDS encoding transposase: MAIIPQLELFSWEEIEPLGDLERLRLVLEHLPDEALMAHLEKSRGHGRDDYPVRAMWNSMLAGIVFQHPSIESLRRELSRNGQLRSICGLRAVPSAAAYTRFLRSLMEHGSWIESMFDELVKALSEELPEFGRRLAMDSKAIASWASRPSKEKKEDGRRDLDAAYGVKTYRGTREDGSTWEKVVRWFGYKLHLVVDAQHELPVAYTVTKGSRSDVKEGHVLLDEMEKRHPEMLKKAEVLTADRGYDDSKLLSRCWDEYGIKPVIDTRRMWKDGEQTRLLPGHTNVVYDEGGAVYCYCPETGARQQMSNGGFEKDRGTLKKVCPAKAYGITCQGREQCPVAGGVRVALAVDRRIFTPIARESYKWAKEYRYRTAVERVNSRLDVSFGFERHTIRGLAKMRLRCGLALCVMLAMALGRVREKQQERMRSLVRSVS; the protein is encoded by the coding sequence ATGGCCATTATACCACAACTCGAACTGTTTTCCTGGGAAGAGATTGAGCCGCTTGGAGACTTGGAACGCCTCCGGCTGGTTCTGGAACATCTGCCGGACGAAGCGCTCATGGCGCATCTGGAGAAATCGAGAGGTCATGGACGAGATGACTACCCGGTACGGGCGATGTGGAACTCGATGTTGGCAGGAATCGTGTTTCAGCACCCGTCGATCGAGAGCCTGCGCCGGGAACTCTCTCGAAACGGGCAGCTGCGGTCGATCTGTGGGTTGCGCGCAGTTCCCAGCGCAGCCGCTTACACCCGATTTCTCCGCAGCTTGATGGAGCACGGATCGTGGATCGAATCGATGTTCGACGAGCTGGTGAAGGCCCTGAGTGAGGAACTTCCGGAGTTCGGGCGTCGTTTGGCGATGGACAGTAAGGCAATCGCCTCGTGGGCGTCCCGTCCCTCGAAAGAAAAGAAGGAAGACGGACGGCGGGATCTGGATGCAGCATACGGGGTAAAAACCTATCGTGGGACCCGCGAGGACGGGAGTACATGGGAGAAAGTGGTCCGGTGGTTTGGCTACAAGCTCCACCTGGTGGTGGATGCTCAGCATGAATTGCCGGTGGCGTATACGGTGACCAAGGGGTCGCGCTCGGACGTCAAAGAAGGGCATGTCCTGCTGGATGAGATGGAGAAACGCCATCCGGAGATGTTGAAAAAGGCCGAGGTCCTGACGGCGGATCGGGGGTACGACGACTCGAAACTCCTGAGTCGCTGCTGGGATGAATATGGGATCAAGCCCGTGATCGACACGAGGCGGATGTGGAAAGACGGGGAGCAAACGCGGTTATTACCGGGACACACGAACGTGGTGTATGACGAGGGGGGAGCGGTGTACTGTTACTGTCCAGAGACAGGGGCCCGGCAACAGATGAGCAATGGTGGGTTCGAGAAAGACCGGGGGACGCTGAAAAAAGTATGTCCAGCCAAGGCGTACGGGATCACGTGTCAAGGGCGGGAACAGTGCCCCGTGGCCGGAGGGGTGCGGGTGGCGCTCGCAGTGGACCGGCGGATCTTCACGCCGATTGCCCGGGAGAGCTACAAATGGGCGAAGGAATACCGGTACAGGACGGCGGTGGAGAGGGTGAACAGTCGCTTGGACGTCTCGTTTGGGTTTGAACGGCATACCATTCGTGGGCTGGCCAAGATGCGGTTGCGCTGCGGCTTGGCTTTGTGCGTGATGCTGGCGATGGCATTGGGGAGGGTGCGGGAGAAGCAGCAAGAACGCATGAGGAGCTTGGTTCGCAGCGTGTCCTAA
- a CDS encoding tyrosine-type recombinase/integrase, translated as MTSAAISRAFGDALKRAQISKEVSIHSLRHSFATHLLEDGVSLLQIKELLGHASIRSTTVYLHLANVTSGMLSPLDRPPSTDKGNISAHA; from the coding sequence ATCACCTCAGCGGCCATATCCCGTGCCTTTGGCGATGCGCTGAAGCGAGCGCAAATCTCCAAAGAGGTCTCGATCCACTCCTTGCGCCATTCGTTTGCGACCCATTTGTTGGAGGATGGAGTTTCCCTGCTGCAAATCAAAGAATTGCTCGGACATGCCAGCATCCGTTCCACGACGGTGTATTTGCACTTGGCAAATGTCACCTCTGGGATGCTTAGTCCACTTGATCGCCCGCCATCCACGGATAAAGGGAACATCAGTGCCCATGCCTGA